From Chryseobacterium joostei, the proteins below share one genomic window:
- a CDS encoding DUF4238 domain-containing protein, whose translation MEKLTKRQHFVPRTYLKNFGYQKKQDIYTNVLPKKADDESSIFESNIINVCLEKDFYTLPGKNASEKMLLETFYNENYETHYESIYQILIDPKKNELTEKEHRLVISTVVTMLYRTKKWISDFNHFFDRVLESAFLQCKAAGKDYFSFEDVKISIKDRTLEDLQKEQRIQNKHIQVITVLEAALKLIEIRIHQDGIMVSKLENGAAGFVTSDNPVSISNNYSAILAPFDPTNVLKIPLDKEHLLHLMPFANESNKKLIIRNNLTDILSYTQNLTSNYEQYQNAERFLIGEEQTLKNFLKQKSLM comes from the coding sequence ATGGAGAAACTTACAAAAAGACAGCATTTCGTTCCGAGAACTTATCTGAAAAATTTTGGTTATCAAAAAAAACAGGACATTTATACAAATGTTCTTCCAAAAAAGGCTGATGATGAAAGTTCAATATTTGAGTCTAATATTATAAATGTTTGTTTAGAAAAAGATTTCTATACACTACCAGGAAAAAACGCTAGTGAAAAAATGCTGTTAGAAACATTTTATAATGAAAACTATGAAACTCACTACGAAAGTATTTACCAAATCTTAATTGATCCGAAAAAAAATGAGTTGACAGAAAAAGAACATCGCCTAGTTATTTCTACAGTTGTTACTATGCTTTACAGAACAAAAAAATGGATAAGCGACTTTAATCATTTTTTTGACAGGGTTTTAGAATCCGCCTTTCTTCAATGCAAAGCTGCAGGTAAAGACTACTTTTCGTTTGAGGACGTTAAGATAAGCATCAAAGACAGAACTCTCGAAGATTTACAAAAAGAACAACGCATACAAAATAAGCATATTCAGGTAATCACAGTATTAGAAGCAGCCTTAAAGCTAATTGAAATTAGAATACACCAAGACGGCATTATGGTTTCCAAGCTTGAAAACGGTGCAGCAGGATTTGTAACAAGCGATAATCCTGTTTCGATATCAAATAATTATTCTGCAATATTAGCTCCGTTTGATCCAACCAATGTATTAAAAATCCCTCTGGATAAGGAACATTTACTGCATCTTATGCCATTTGCAAATGAATCTAATAAAAAACTGATAATTAGAAACAATCTTACAGACATTCTTTCTTACACCCAAAACCTGACTTCTAATTATGAGCAATATCAGAATGCTGAAAGATTCTTAATTGGAGAAGAACAAACATTAAAAAACTTTCTAAAACAAAAAAGTCTTATGTAA
- a CDS encoding Swt1 family HEPN domain-containing protein: MITIDNLTKIVSTTLKMLHILNDNCDEINVKEVTLLNEDTLCCSFYPVSKNSNDIKLEIVTIMGFFNGFFRDTNYENVNLNYYAVRAYDINDNEILNALSTKSAAELIGKGNSIEWLKLTLFQENTEDYRLSQAKKIISEIENGLREIVKTKLRSKFGEEWWGIGLNNKLGADVKEMYSKQFDIDCTNGDILIAYTFTLQLKKIILTHFDLFKSYFQTQFETLMDNLNKLRREEAHNRTISDLDLKNLQDLHEKLLSKVLLDLPSFQSVFLTENWRIKIKKIFNERQYKSIHNEQEVNNESNLEKKLIKIKENLTSLISYLNDTLIKLRSVTAPIHKKDLHNELIFCYERQKELQESLFEQTLTLNNEKINCIVNEIRVHEIKMNEFSSKILLSET; this comes from the coding sequence ATGATAACAATTGACAATTTAACCAAAATAGTTAGCACAACACTTAAAATGCTTCATATTTTAAATGATAATTGTGATGAGATAAATGTAAAGGAAGTCACTTTATTAAATGAGGATACTTTATGTTGTAGTTTTTATCCTGTTTCAAAAAACTCGAATGATATCAAGTTGGAAATTGTTACAATTATGGGATTTTTCAATGGCTTTTTCAGAGATACAAACTATGAAAATGTTAATCTTAATTACTATGCGGTGAGAGCTTATGACATTAATGATAATGAAATATTGAATGCTTTATCAACTAAATCTGCTGCAGAATTAATAGGGAAAGGAAATTCAATTGAATGGCTCAAACTAACTCTTTTTCAAGAAAACACAGAAGATTATCGTTTATCACAGGCAAAGAAAATAATTTCTGAAATTGAGAACGGCCTAAGAGAAATAGTAAAAACTAAGCTTAGAAGTAAATTTGGAGAAGAATGGTGGGGTATTGGATTGAACAACAAGCTTGGAGCGGACGTGAAAGAGATGTATTCCAAGCAATTTGATATTGATTGTACTAATGGTGATATTTTAATAGCCTACACATTTACTTTACAATTAAAAAAAATCATATTAACTCATTTTGATTTATTCAAGTCATATTTTCAAACTCAATTTGAAACATTAATGGATAATTTAAATAAATTGAGAAGAGAGGAAGCTCACAACAGAACGATTTCAGATTTGGATTTGAAAAACCTTCAGGATTTACACGAAAAGTTACTATCTAAAGTTTTGCTTGATCTGCCATCTTTTCAATCAGTTTTTCTTACTGAAAATTGGAGAATAAAAATTAAAAAGATTTTCAATGAAAGACAATATAAGTCAATTCATAATGAACAAGAAGTTAACAATGAATCAAATCTTGAAAAGAAGCTCATTAAGATTAAAGAAAACTTAACTTCTCTGATTTCATACTTGAATGATACATTAATAAAATTAAGGTCTGTTACTGCACCAATACATAAAAAAGACCTTCATAATGAATTGATTTTTTGTTACGAAAGACAAAAGGAACTACAAGAATCTCTTTTTGAACAAACATTGACATTGAATAATGAAAAAATAAATTGTATTGTCAATGAAATAAGAGTACATGAGATTAAAATGAATGAATTTTCTTCAAAAATTTTATTAAGCGAAACCTAA
- a CDS encoding DUF4844 domain-containing protein translates to MISNEELKKILTDGMMKYCNKSNESNLAILNIYDGINRIKKLGIDEQLSTIYQKNWTKPKEPDYAEIKQQVSGRFKMLLTKEMITKQEFENYTQTIIQDVEFCEKNKDKEQIKARLLLSLKSLKNAGLDTEDREAISEWYFLLSQKNKIDIKNDLNKWLYDFNPN, encoded by the coding sequence ATGATTTCTAACGAAGAACTCAAGAAAATTTTGACAGATGGGATGATGAAATACTGTAATAAAAGCAACGAGAGTAATCTTGCAATTCTTAATATTTATGATGGAATCAATAGGATTAAAAAACTAGGAATTGATGAACAGCTTTCTACTATTTATCAAAAGAATTGGACGAAACCGAAAGAACCAGATTATGCGGAAATTAAGCAACAAGTTTCTGGCAGATTCAAAATGCTGTTGACAAAAGAAATGATAACCAAACAAGAATTTGAGAATTATACTCAAACAATTATTCAAGATGTTGAGTTCTGTGAAAAAAATAAAGATAAAGAACAAATAAAAGCTCGATTATTATTAAGTTTAAAGAGCCTGAAAAATGCAGGACTTGATACCGAAGATAGAGAAGCAATCAGTGAATGGTATTTTCTTCTTTCTCAAAAAAATAAAATTGATATAAAAAATGATTTGAATAAGTGGCTCTATGATTTTAACCCGAATTAA
- a CDS encoding leucine-rich repeat domain-containing protein, with the protein MGVFEGAVGGIFDLSTIPTDTKILEMSTPLKKFKLKYTNLSALKNNTNIEAIILGEIDDERVAVFSTLPNLKYLHISINKQTEIPDLSPLKNLEVLILSSIKKVENINFLKGLTHLKTLYIYEINNLYDLEPLSSLASLEELFLDHGKISGTGQSVKSMEPLSKLTNLKYLAFILNVEKKNDDINPLLSLKKLQKLHILPRYLENGHREKLLNELPLLDEL; encoded by the coding sequence TTGGGTGTCTTTGAAGGAGCTGTGGGAGGAATTTTTGACTTATCAACAATTCCAACTGACACCAAGATTTTGGAAATGTCAACTCCTCTAAAGAAGTTTAAATTAAAATACACCAATCTTTCTGCATTAAAAAACAACACAAATATTGAGGCAATAATATTAGGAGAAATTGATGATGAACGAGTTGCTGTTTTTTCTACATTGCCGAATTTAAAATACCTTCATATAAGCATAAATAAGCAAACAGAAATACCAGACTTGTCACCCTTAAAAAACCTTGAGGTATTGATTCTTTCAAGTATTAAGAAAGTAGAAAATATCAATTTTCTTAAAGGATTGACCCATCTAAAAACTTTGTATATCTACGAGATAAACAATTTGTATGATTTGGAACCATTATCTTCTTTGGCAAGTTTGGAAGAGCTTTTTTTAGACCACGGAAAAATAAGTGGAACAGGACAATCGGTCAAAAGTATGGAGCCACTATCAAAACTGACCAATCTAAAATATCTGGCTTTTATCTTGAATGTAGAAAAAAAGAATGATGACATCAATCCTTTGCTATCACTTAAAAAATTGCAAAAACTACACATTCTTCCAAGATATTTGGAAAATGGTCATAGAGAAAAACTTTTAAACGAATTACCATTATTAGACGAATTATAA
- a CDS encoding WD40 repeat domain-containing protein, producing the protein MNEIKHQLIDYKSDKIINLILKDRMLISETGKTDKFKTTKKEFSSNEDALKNFYKKEWESLKKGFVLNNENAKIGQPVLHKFLGGVYTGAISFAPTPKGIFVYKDESENEGIKGSLNLIDLVGNVLKTIELPKPLAWNIEYRKERNSLIMDIDHYIYEFDIENGVFHNIGKENSHIDSFVSVANDKTAFATLNQLSIVDNHNKILHTKSYEIEIINGSSPFCGKLSKDGNLLAFHNKEGEIQIFDTKTGNLLKKIVADFRMVYQFEFADNNQLLVVREQYGTWGMRYFDLSTADEIQIKELEIPEYTKDVNAFCFNEDQTKLVLLQRADVYVFDFTDKKLLHSFKIEHLVKSCKIKFVAENLLCVRTDYGCFSIYNV; encoded by the coding sequence ATGAATGAAATAAAACATCAACTGATTGACTACAAATCGGATAAAATAATAAATCTTATCTTGAAAGATAGGATGTTAATTTCTGAAACGGGTAAAACCGACAAATTTAAAACAACCAAAAAAGAATTTTCCAGTAATGAAGATGCTTTGAAAAACTTTTATAAGAAGGAATGGGAATCTTTGAAAAAAGGATTTGTTTTAAATAATGAAAATGCAAAAATCGGACAACCAGTCTTGCATAAATTTCTTGGTGGAGTTTATACAGGGGCAATATCGTTCGCACCTACACCAAAGGGGATTTTTGTTTATAAAGATGAATCAGAAAATGAAGGAATAAAAGGCTCTCTTAATTTAATCGACCTAGTTGGAAATGTCCTAAAAACTATAGAATTACCCAAACCGTTGGCTTGGAATATAGAGTACAGGAAAGAAAGAAACTCGTTAATTATGGATATTGACCATTATATTTATGAGTTCGATATTGAGAATGGAGTATTCCATAATATAGGAAAAGAAAATAGCCACATAGACAGTTTTGTCTCTGTTGCAAATGATAAAACGGCGTTTGCGACATTGAACCAGTTATCGATAGTAGATAATCACAATAAAATTTTGCATACAAAAAGTTATGAAATTGAAATTATAAATGGGAGCTCTCCATTCTGTGGAAAATTATCAAAAGACGGTAATTTGCTGGCATTTCATAACAAGGAAGGAGAAATTCAAATCTTCGATACAAAAACAGGGAATCTTCTGAAAAAAATTGTTGCGGATTTTAGAATGGTGTATCAGTTTGAGTTTGCTGACAACAATCAATTATTAGTTGTTAGAGAGCAGTACGGAACTTGGGGAATGCGATATTTCGACCTATCCACGGCTGATGAAATCCAAATAAAAGAATTAGAAATTCCGGAATACACAAAAGATGTAAATGCTTTTTGCTTCAATGAAGACCAAACAAAATTAGTTCTTCTTCAACGAGCAGATGTGTATGTATTCGACTTTACAGATAAAAAACTTTTACATAGTTTTAAAATAGAACATCTTGTAAAAAGCTGTAAAATTAAATTTGTTGCAGAAAATTTATTATGTGTACGAACTGATTATGGTTGTTTTAGCATTTATAACGTATAA
- a CDS encoding IS1 family transposase: MNKRQNQCIHCNYSYCIKAGITSQNKQRYQCKKCNKKFIGNYSYRAYHKSTNHNIQQLIKEGVGIRGISRLLEVSKTTVLKKILKIASKVVKPPIPQNITIEIDELKTYTKSKTNERWVVAAYCRETKKVIDYKLGRRMTKTIQCIIDTLLYANPKKIYSDRLNIYPKLIPKHLHSTKRREINHIERKFLDLRTHIKRLGRKSISKAQKDKYTDAILKIYF, from the coding sequence ATGAATAAACGGCAGAATCAATGTATTCACTGTAATTACAGCTACTGTATCAAGGCGGGAATAACATCACAAAATAAGCAGCGCTATCAGTGCAAAAAATGCAACAAGAAGTTCATTGGGAACTATTCTTATCGTGCATATCACAAAAGTACAAATCATAATATTCAACAGCTGATAAAAGAAGGAGTTGGTATAAGAGGTATTAGCAGATTACTTGAAGTCAGCAAGACGACTGTACTAAAAAAGATTTTAAAAATCGCTTCTAAAGTTGTTAAGCCACCAATCCCTCAGAATATAACAATCGAAATTGATGAGTTAAAGACATACACTAAAAGTAAAACCAATGAACGGTGGGTAGTTGCAGCTTATTGCAGAGAGACAAAGAAAGTAATTGACTATAAACTTGGTAGAAGAATGACCAAGACAATACAATGTATTATAGATACTTTACTTTATGCAAATCCAAAAAAGATATATAGTGATCGCCTGAACATCTATCCTAAATTAATTCCAAAACATCTTCACAGTACTAAACGAAGAGAAATCAATCATATCGAACGGAAATTTCTTGATCTACGAACTCACATAAAGCGATTAGGAAGGAAAAGTATTAGTAAAGCTCAAAAAGATAAATATACAGACGCTATATTGAAAATCTATTTTTGA
- a CDS encoding toxin-antitoxin system YwqK family antitoxin: MINFVNGLKHDSLAFTYYLGAASKGKYVKGLKEGIWTSTNREGKLYDISNYNNGKKNGRSIKFNYNGTLQDTLTYKNDKLEGWQIRGVENGKRKELFENDVLKESIQQQNNGNFSFKLKYIRLNFQDYSWGNRIWSKNGKKFSDSITLYYDDKKIERTVYTKLNDSLYHKIQTVKDRTRDEVTINFYNKRNKLYMKYLLSYVSSSANEILFEDFFFSTQYDEETKSIEVGLCNPCQIWEGIGRKNFTVYTYDDENKEHYYNVRWIKSDGDMLADFCYPNVRCEE, from the coding sequence ATGATAAACTTTGTAAACGGTCTCAAGCACGATTCTCTAGCATTTACTTATTACCTTGGAGCAGCTTCAAAAGGAAAATATGTAAAAGGTTTAAAAGAAGGGATATGGACAAGTACAAACCGTGAAGGGAAGTTATATGATATTTCCAATTATAACAATGGAAAGAAGAATGGACGGTCAATAAAATTTAACTATAATGGTACTCTACAAGATACTCTAACTTATAAAAATGATAAATTAGAAGGTTGGCAAATTAGAGGTGTAGAAAATGGGAAAAGAAAAGAGCTTTTTGAAAATGATGTATTAAAGGAATCAATTCAGCAACAAAATAATGGGAACTTTTCTTTCAAATTAAAATATATTCGACTGAATTTTCAAGACTATTCTTGGGGAAATAGAATCTGGAGCAAAAACGGGAAAAAGTTTTCGGACAGCATCACTTTATATTATGACGATAAAAAAATAGAAAGAACAGTCTATACCAAATTGAACGATTCTTTGTATCATAAAATTCAAACTGTAAAAGATAGAACTCGGGATGAAGTAACTATAAACTTCTATAACAAAAGAAATAAACTTTATATGAAATACCTTTTGTCCTACGTAAGCAGTTCTGCAAACGAGATTTTGTTTGAAGACTTTTTCTTCTCTACACAATATGATGAAGAAACAAAAAGTATAGAAGTAGGGCTTTGTAATCCTTGTCAAATATGGGAGGGAATTGGGAGGAAAAATTTTACAGTATATACATATGATGACGAAAATAAGGAGCATTACTATAATGTTCGGTGGATAAAATCGGATGGTGATATGTTGGCTGATTTTTGTTATCCTAATGTAAGGTGTGAGGAATAA
- a CDS encoding serine hydrolase, whose protein sequence is MMKKILSLLFTVFGLYLSLAQSESYGVSLDKLVSLYNSEKYDEIYQNFSPQMKGAITLKENRDFFLETSKEFGKIESTEFVSQKSKNERFALYKGKADKGFVNILFALNKNNEIDGIDITPFIEKKTAANQLSKIPEDYKKILFDYSKTFPDQTQISIAVIKNGKTSFYGIIRKNDTLKTIDNHQKLFEIGSVTKLFTATILAQLVLEKKLKLEDNVNRFYNFPFKNNIKLSFGMLANHSSGLYRIPKNLEENIEENNPYKNYAADKLEDYLQNSLILENASGKNYGYSNLAFGLLGFTMAIEEKTTFQKLLQKRIFDKFGMTNSFTNVTFAEKDGKLIKGLDKDGKETSQWDFDALSGCGSAVSSVQDLAGFSLAQFNFSNKDLQLTQIPTFTKDKKTKVGLAWHIYQDDSQRKLLWHNGGTGGYSSSLLLNPKTKNGVVVLSNVATGNLDHDNIEKIAFDILKVLDVRK, encoded by the coding sequence ATGATGAAAAAAATTCTCTCCTTGCTGTTTACCGTCTTTGGTCTTTACCTTTCTCTTGCCCAATCAGAAAGTTATGGTGTTTCATTAGATAAATTAGTTTCACTCTACAATTCTGAGAAGTATGATGAGATTTATCAGAATTTTTCTCCACAGATGAAAGGTGCAATTACATTAAAAGAAAATAGGGATTTTTTTCTGGAGACATCTAAAGAATTTGGAAAAATAGAAAGTACGGAATTTGTTTCCCAAAAAAGCAAAAATGAAAGATTTGCATTGTACAAAGGCAAAGCTGATAAGGGTTTTGTGAATATTCTTTTCGCATTAAATAAAAATAATGAAATCGACGGAATAGACATTACACCTTTTATCGAAAAAAAAACAGCGGCCAATCAGCTTTCTAAAATCCCGGAGGATTATAAAAAAATACTTTTCGATTATTCTAAAACATTCCCGGATCAGACTCAGATTTCTATTGCTGTCATCAAAAACGGGAAGACGTCATTTTATGGAATCATCAGGAAAAATGATACTTTGAAAACCATTGATAACCATCAAAAACTATTTGAGATAGGCTCGGTTACCAAACTTTTTACGGCAACTATTCTTGCGCAGCTGGTTTTGGAGAAAAAATTAAAATTAGAGGATAATGTCAATCGGTTCTACAATTTTCCTTTTAAAAATAATATTAAGCTTTCTTTCGGTATGTTGGCAAATCATTCTTCGGGATTGTACAGAATTCCGAAAAACCTGGAAGAAAATATAGAAGAAAATAATCCTTATAAAAATTACGCTGCGGACAAATTGGAAGACTATCTTCAAAATTCATTAATACTTGAAAATGCTTCCGGTAAAAACTACGGATATTCAAATCTTGCTTTTGGCCTGCTCGGTTTTACAATGGCTATAGAAGAGAAGACAACTTTTCAGAAATTGTTACAGAAACGGATTTTTGATAAGTTCGGGATGACCAATTCTTTTACCAATGTAACATTTGCAGAAAAGGACGGGAAACTTATAAAAGGTTTGGATAAGGACGGGAAAGAGACCTCGCAGTGGGATTTTGACGCTTTGTCAGGTTGCGGTTCTGCTGTAAGTTCTGTACAGGATTTAGCCGGATTTTCTTTGGCACAGTTCAATTTCAGCAACAAAGATTTACAGCTTACGCAAATACCAACTTTCACAAAAGATAAAAAAACAAAAGTCGGTCTTGCGTGGCATATTTACCAAGATGATTCCCAACGCAAATTGCTGTGGCACAATGGAGGGACAGGTGGTTATTCATCTTCCTTACTTCTGAATCCTAAAACAAAAAATGGAGTAGTGGTTCTGTCCAATGTTGCTACGGGTAATCTGGATCACGATAATATTGAGAAAATTGCGTTTGATATTCTTAAAGTTTTGGATGTTAGAAAGTAA